In Monodelphis domestica isolate mMonDom1 chromosome 1, mMonDom1.pri, whole genome shotgun sequence, the sequence AGTGTTTTTTAGCCTGGTCAAAGGTTaagttaaagagaaatttcttttaatttaactATGCCAAAAACAGAGCTCCTGAATTTAGTCTGATAACCAACCAAATCTATTTGAGTAAGGATTCATTCCTAATCTTAATTAAATTTATGTCCTTCATAAGAATGAAATCAAGGACATTAGAATAGAACGTGGTATTCTTTACATGGCTAgttgaaagatattttatttagatTATATTAGACCAAATACTGCAGAATAAAATAGTgttaatattttagaaaataactAGACTCTGTGGAGTTCTGTACTGCCACAGAACTAAGAAAAGTAAGTAAATATTTTGTACTAGAAAAGGAATCACAACTAACATAGAAGAAGCTCTGTAAGTTGAATTGTCTCCCCAGCTGTCACCGTATCCTATTAAGATTTCACTTCAATAACAAATCCTccttaaccaagagatggacaaaatATTAATGAGCAAATGGAAGGGACATCTTATGGTCTTTTCCCTACAGGGATTTGAGTAAGGTAAGCAAGAAATAATGGTAGCTTGAAGTATGAAGGGTGGTACAAGAAAGTTGAGTTATGGCCTGCTTTGGCCAAAAATTAGAGaggtggaaggaagaaaagattattaaaaactggtttccaaatgatttttgtttattgtttacCCAAGAAACCCTATGAAGACCTCATTACTGTCCTGTCCTAGAGCTGCCAAAGATGCAAATCAATTGATATAATTGTGTCTTTTCTTTTAtccacatctcaggaaccaatgaACAAGTCAGGAGTACACACTGTGACTGAATTTATCCTTCTAGGCTTCCCTGGGGACTGGGAGATACAAATCttactcttttctttattcttgatAGTCTATATCCTAACCATGATGGGGAATGGGGCCATCATTTGTGCAGTGAAGTGGGACCAGAGACTCCACACTCCCATGTACATCCTACTGGGGAATTTTGCCTTCCTAGAGATCTGGTATATCACCTCCACTGTTCCTAGCATGTTGGAAAATTTCCTCTCAGAGACCAAAGCCATCTCCTTTGCTGGTTGCTTTCTCCAGTTTTATTTCTTCTCATCTCTTGGTACAACTGAAGCCTACTTCTTATGCATCATGGCTTATGATCGTTATCTTGCCATCTGCCACCCATTGCATTACCCAACCAAAATGACCTTACAACACTGTTACACCTTGATGTCTGTGTGCTGGGTGCTTGGCTTCCTAAGCTATTTTCTATCTACTGTACAGCTCTCCCAGCTGACATTCTGTGGTCCCAACATCATTGACCACTTTATTTGTGACATAGATCCACTCATGGCTCTATCATGTGCCCCTGATCCTACCACTGAAATTCTGTTTTATATCATAAGCTCCCTCATCATATTTCTCACCATAATCTACCTCTTTGGATCATATATCCTGTTACTAAGAGCTGTGCTGCGAGTGCCCTCAGCAGCTGGTCGACGTAAAGCCTTCTCCACATGTGGATCTCATCTGGCTGTGGTCTGTCTCTTTTTTGGGAGTCTGATGATCATGTATGTGAGCCCAACATCTGACAACTCAGGAGAAGTACAGAAGATAATAACCTTATTCTATACAGTTGTGACACCATTTTTAAACCCCTTGATTTATAGCCTCCGAAATAAGGAGATGAAGGCTGCCCTGAGAAAAGTCATTGGGATATCTTCAGAATAGCCAAATATGTAAATTTTACATATGATTCCATATTCTAATAGTggataatttaattcaacaaatattgattgtATGCTTGTCAGGGG encodes:
- the LOC100029341 gene encoding olfactory receptor 11H4-like — encoded protein: MNKSGVHTVTEFILLGFPGDWEIQILLFSLFLIVYILTMMGNGAIICAVKWDQRLHTPMYILLGNFAFLEIWYITSTVPSMLENFLSETKAISFAGCFLQFYFFSSLGTTEAYFLCIMAYDRYLAICHPLHYPTKMTLQHCYTLMSVCWVLGFLSYFLSTVQLSQLTFCGPNIIDHFICDIDPLMALSCAPDPTTEILFYIISSLIIFLTIIYLFGSYILLLRAVLRVPSAAGRRKAFSTCGSHLAVVCLFFGSLMIMYVSPTSDNSGEVQKIITLFYTVVTPFLNPLIYSLRNKEMKAALRKVIGISSE